The Anomaloglossus baeobatrachus isolate aAnoBae1 unplaced genomic scaffold, aAnoBae1.hap1 Scaffold_393, whole genome shotgun sequence genome includes a window with the following:
- the LOC142276141 gene encoding uncharacterized protein LOC142276141: MDAQNSVDQFGDILPDAQQWGEFMDYRDDDAFLEAMNTGVSVPPNTPANSECMMNEDREDDFMQIEIDPAFVKFMNTGETSQINFLQSIANVVQPGYIIGDGDVSIPAITPTLPDCVLNEDRKGDGKMRQAAYMTGSRQLSKTPKKQGKPLHLKTANRKDRKLSGRKLIFSKENTPKLSTTQTLPSTSTQSVQKQTTSTLQPLAEHDGNIAAAQFTLQTAYGSARTRPISPFSVVRQEGSAVPAKHHGERWPKPTTRKYKPRSIKTATIPLPTITPQTMTMIDLTQTGCGVSATQIIPTIDQAQAAREALDREIDQLADGKNVCHDFNIVNPLKRRRAHSVPSKSKKQRVDSTPACTVKPVWSDEQENMLHAMSGQYVQSKIYQNKLKYFCETYERLINACPTPDIIAELYAFNREHAIVSSQSNKNNLL, translated from the exons ATGGACGCCCAAAATAGTGTGGATCAATTCGGTGATATTCTCCCAGATGCGCAACAATGGG GTGAATTCATGGATTACCGTGATGACGATGCTTTTTTAGAAGCTATGAATACGGGTGTTTCTGTACCGCCTAATACCCCGGCAAATTCAGAATGTATGATGAATGAGGATAGAGAAG ATGACTTCATGCAGATTGAAATTGATCCGGCATTTGTAAAATTTATGAATACAGGAGAAACAAGCCAAATTAATTTTCTGCAATCTATAGCCA ATGTTGTGCAACCGGGCTACATTATTGGAGATGGTGATGTTTCTATACCGGCTATTACCCCGACATTGCCAGATTGTGTGCTAAATGAAGATAGAAAAG GTGATGGTAAGATGCGTCAAGCGGCCTACATGACTGGAAGTCGGCAGCTTTCTAAAACACCTAAGAAACAGGGCAAGCCGCTACACCTGAAGACAGCGAATAGGAAAG ACCGTAAACTGAGTGGTAGGAAACTCATATTCTCCAAAGAGAATACACCCAAGTTGTCAACTACCCAGACACTTCCTAGCACAT CCACACAAAGTGTCCAGAAACAAACAACTTCTACTCTACAGCCTCTAGCTGAGCATGACGGAAACATCGCTGCAGCACAGTTCACACTACAGACAGCATATGGATCTGCGAGAACACGCCCCATATCCCCATTTTCTGTGGTACGCCAAGAAGGAAGTGCTGTGCCAGCCAAGCATCATGGAGAGAGATGGCCAAAACCGACAACACGTAAATACAAGCCACGTTCAATCAAGACAGCTACGATACCACTACCCACCATCACGCCGCAGACCATGACCATGATTGACTTGACACAGACTGGTTGTGGAGTGTCAGCAACACAGATCATTCCCACGATTGACCAGGCACAAGCTGCTCGTGAAGCACTCGATAGAGAAATTGACCAGTTAGCTGACGGTAAGAATGTGTGTCATGATTTTAATATCGTGAATCCTTTGAAGAGGAGGCGAGCACATTCAGTACCGAGTAAAAGTAAAAAGCAGAGAGTTGACTCTACACCAGCTTGCACAGTGAAACCTGTGTGGTCTGATGAACAGGAAAACATGCTTCACGCTATGTCTGGTCAGTACGTCCAAAGCAAAATCTACCAGAACAAACTAAAATATTTCTGTGAAACGTATGAAAGATTGATAAATGCATGCCCAACACCTGACATTATCGCAGAACTATATGCATTCAATAGAGAACATGCTATTGTATCATCACAATCTAATAAAAATAATTTGCTGTGA
- the LOC142276142 gene encoding uncharacterized protein F54H12.2-like: MAFIHEASIECAKSELDIFDLPPTQTSIEKSLFVEVQPIAALSDNAPLEFFISGSGEYYYDLNNTLLYINCRIVKQDNTAIGADARVSFINYPLATLFNQVDITLGDRLISQSDNLYSYRAYIETLLNYSSQTLSSQFTAGLFYKDTAGHHNDRTLDGANAGFVKRAFISANSKPVDLMGPIFGDIFNQPKLILNGLDLKIKLSRNKDSFCLMSADAEQYKVQISHAALYVKRVQVSPAVRIGHSQALLAATAKYAIDRACMKVYSIPAGTRISNHENLFLGQIPSTVILGFVDNEAFSGSYNKNPLCFAHFNISQTAIYVDGQQIPARPYQPNFNVDLAVREFMSLAQISGKQRSDSALAIDREEFMDGFTLFAFDLSPDQEPGGHFSLVKTGNLRAEVRFAVATPHTVNMIVYALSSTILEINNRREVLFDYI, from the coding sequence ATGGCTTTCATACATGAAGCATCGATCGAGTGTGCAAAATCCGAACTGGATATTTTTGACCTCCCTCCAACACAGACAAGTATAGAGAAATCGCTTTTTGTAGAAGTTCAACCTATTGCGGCTCTGTCAGACAATGCACCCTTGGAATTTTTTATATCGGGCAGCGGTGAATATTATTATGATCTAAACAATACGCTGCTGTACATAAATTGCCGCATCGTCAAACAAGATAATACAGCTATCGGCGCTGACGCCAGAGTATCTTTTATAAATTACCCCCTCGCTACGCTCTTTAATCAGGTTGACATCACTCTGGGCGATCGCCTTATCTCACAGTCGGATAACCTCTACAGTTATAGAGCGTACATTGAAACGCTTTTAAATTACAGCTCACAAACATTATCATCGCAATTTACTGCTGGATTGTTctataaagacactgcaggacatcaTAATGATCGGACCTTGGATGGCGCAAATGCTGGTTTTGTCAAAAGAGCCTTTATATCAGCCAACTCTAAACCTGTAGATCTCATGGGGCCAATTTTTGGAGATATATTTAATCAACCAAAGCTCATACTTAACGGTCTTGACCTCAAGATCAAGTTGTCAAGAAATAAGGATAGTTTTTGTTTGATGTCCGCTGATGCTGAGCAATATAAAGTGCAAATCTCACACGCTGCTCTGTATGTAAAACGAGTGCAGGTCTCTCCAGCTGTACGAATAGGCCACAGTCAGGCCCTACTAGCTGCCACCGCCAAATACGCTATTGATAGGGCCTGCATGAAAGTATACAGTATACCGGCTGGTACACGTATTTCAAACCACGAGAACCTCTTCTTAGGCCAAATTCCTTCAACAGTAATATTAGGATTTGTAGATAATGAAGCATTTAGTGGCTCATATAATAAAAATCCTTTGTGCTTTGCTCATTTCAACATAAGCCAGACAGCAATTTATGTCGATGGCCAACAAATACCAGCACGGCCATACCAACCTAATTTCAATGTTGATTTAGCCGTTCGAGAGTTTATGTCGTTAGCCCAGATTTCTGGGAAACAAAGGTCCGATTCTGCTTTGGCAATAGACCGTGAAGAATTTATGGATGGATTCACATTATTTGCGTTTGATTTATCCCCCGATCAAGAGCCCGGTGGTCATTTCTCGCTTGTGAAAACCGGTAACCTACGCGCTGAAGTGCGATTTGCGGTAGCTACACCACATACTGTAAATATGATCGTATATGCTCTCAGCTCAACTATACTTGAAATCAACAACAGAAGAGAAGTATTATTTGATTATATCTAA